A stretch of the Mycobacteroides immunogenum genome encodes the following:
- a CDS encoding HNH endonuclease signature motif containing protein — protein sequence MRSIVDVDAAEVLAGLCAAVDALAELDTYALTHHERLAILRDLETLTRRIPAATHGIVNELVAGHVPGQFGGACLGDVLADTLRISRTDARRRIRDAAELAPTTALSGEPVEPVLVATAAAQRAGTAGADHIAVIRQFWDRIPGAIDIQTRMAAERQLAWLTETLRPDELRKAADRLLAHLDPDGSLTSETDRARRRGFRLGRQGADLMTPGTFDLDPELRAYLDAIFAKLAAPGACHPDDEKPCVGGDPDLEMAQHDTRSTAQRQHDALKAACRSVLSSGELGHHRGLPVAAVVTTTLRELETGAGHAVAGGGSLVPMPDLIRMASHAHHYLAIFDDDGRALYLGRAKRIATADQRIVLTANERGCTYPGCDRPAYHCQVHHMNEWAIGGNTDVDNLTLGCERHHKLLGTGDQHWRAIRGPDGRTWWIPPAHVDPTRTPRINWFHHPDGYLRQ from the coding sequence ATGCGTTCGATAGTGGATGTCGATGCGGCAGAGGTCCTCGCCGGGCTCTGCGCTGCGGTCGACGCCCTCGCGGAGCTCGATACCTACGCACTTACCCACCATGAGCGGCTGGCGATTCTGCGCGATCTGGAGACGCTCACGCGTCGCATCCCGGCAGCCACCCACGGGATCGTCAATGAGCTTGTCGCCGGACATGTTCCGGGACAGTTCGGCGGCGCCTGCCTGGGCGATGTCCTAGCCGATACCTTGCGCATCAGCCGGACCGACGCGCGCCGACGCATCCGGGATGCCGCAGAGCTGGCGCCGACCACCGCATTGAGCGGCGAACCTGTCGAACCGGTGCTGGTGGCCACGGCCGCCGCGCAGCGTGCGGGCACCGCCGGAGCCGACCATATCGCGGTCATTCGCCAATTCTGGGACCGCATCCCCGGCGCCATCGACATTCAGACCCGGATGGCCGCCGAGAGACAGCTCGCCTGGCTCACCGAGACGTTGCGGCCGGACGAGCTCCGCAAGGCCGCGGATCGGCTGCTGGCCCACCTTGATCCCGACGGCAGTCTCACCAGTGAAACCGATCGGGCTCGACGGCGCGGATTCCGGCTCGGCCGTCAGGGCGCCGACCTCATGACACCCGGCACATTCGATCTCGATCCGGAGTTGCGCGCCTACCTGGACGCGATCTTCGCCAAGCTCGCGGCGCCCGGTGCGTGCCATCCCGACGATGAAAAACCCTGCGTGGGTGGTGATCCCGATCTCGAGATGGCGCAGCATGACACTCGTTCGACTGCGCAACGCCAGCACGACGCACTCAAGGCCGCCTGCCGATCGGTGCTGTCTTCCGGAGAACTGGGGCATCACCGTGGGCTGCCGGTAGCCGCCGTTGTCACCACGACTCTACGAGAATTAGAGACCGGTGCGGGTCACGCGGTGGCAGGTGGGGGCTCGCTCGTGCCGATGCCGGACCTGATTCGGATGGCCAGCCATGCCCACCACTACCTGGCGATCTTCGATGATGACGGCCGCGCCCTCTATCTTGGTCGCGCGAAGCGGATCGCCACCGCAGATCAGCGAATTGTGTTGACGGCCAACGAGCGTGGGTGCACATATCCCGGCTGCGATAGACCGGCATATCACTGCCAGGTACATCACATGAATGAGTGGGCGATCGGCGGCAACACCGATGTCGATAACCTCACCCTGGGCTGCGAGCGGCATCACAAGCTACTCGGGACCGGCGATCAGCACTGGCGGGCCATCCGCGGCCCGGACGGGCGCACCTGGTGGATCCCGCCCGCGCATGTCGACCCGACCCGCACCCCGCGGATCAATTGGTTTCACCACCCGGACGGTTACTTGCGGCAGTAA
- a CDS encoding adenylate/guanylate cyclase domain-containing protein: MRYRPLSRVSIQSKLIAMMVVCTIVGAAVVGIIAFQVGRTGLRTAAFTRLTEVREGQSRALSGQLSDLKNSLAVYSRGTTVTDALAAFTNGFDQLSNATIDPAQWQSIVNYYNNNFLKQTEQNSGIKLDAAAVLPTTNAQRYLQAVYTAARKSDDVAITINDPHDGSAWSAANARYQEYFREIATRFEFQDALLLDTRGNIVYTAFKDVDLGTNILTGPYNGSKLHDAYQRALTSNDSNFVLFTDFEIYQPAENEPTAWIVAPIIPNGRAAGVLALQFPVSKINSLMTFDKRWQAAGMGKTGESYLAGPDGLMRSDSRLFLEDPQSYKRDVVAAGTPSEVADRAIRLGGTTLVQPVASDATQAAQRGQSGTVIATNYLGQQTLQAYAPLVLPDSDVHWSVIATVDTAEAFEGEVSFTKTIVVSTTGIIFVVCLAAAFFAQLFVRPIRRLEEGARRISAGDYTVAVPIETRDEIADLTKAFNEMSRSLTIKEDLLTEQRQENDRLLRALMPEPFAVRYRQGEELIATERHDVSVIFADIVGLDRLQAELASEDSLALFNDLVRQLDAVSDDLGIERVRTAHNGYLGSCGLNTPRLDNVRRIIDFALACQGIIGRFNSETGHELGLRAGVDTGTVSSGLVGRPTMVYEMWGAAVNLAYQVKSGSPQQGIYVTSRVHEALRETFEFTSAGVVTVDGEEQPIWRLTEHL, translated from the coding sequence TTGCGCTACCGTCCGTTGTCCAGGGTCAGCATCCAGTCCAAGCTGATCGCGATGATGGTGGTCTGCACCATTGTGGGAGCCGCCGTGGTCGGCATCATCGCCTTCCAGGTCGGCCGCACTGGACTGCGTACCGCGGCATTCACCCGGCTTACCGAGGTACGGGAGGGGCAATCGCGAGCGCTCTCAGGGCAGCTTTCGGACCTGAAGAATTCGCTGGCCGTCTATTCTCGCGGTACTACCGTCACCGACGCGCTTGCCGCGTTCACCAATGGCTTTGATCAACTGTCCAATGCCACCATCGACCCCGCCCAGTGGCAATCGATCGTCAACTACTACAACAACAACTTTCTCAAGCAGACCGAGCAGAACAGCGGGATCAAACTCGACGCCGCCGCTGTACTGCCCACCACGAACGCGCAACGTTATCTACAGGCGGTGTACACCGCCGCACGTAAGTCTGACGACGTGGCCATCACCATCAACGATCCACATGATGGCAGCGCCTGGTCGGCGGCGAACGCCCGGTATCAGGAGTACTTCCGTGAGATCGCTACCCGCTTCGAGTTTCAGGATGCGCTGCTGCTCGACACCCGCGGAAACATCGTCTACACGGCGTTCAAAGATGTCGACCTGGGGACCAACATTCTCACCGGCCCATACAACGGATCGAAACTGCATGACGCGTACCAGCGGGCGCTGACGTCCAACGACTCGAACTTTGTGCTGTTCACCGACTTCGAGATCTATCAGCCCGCCGAGAACGAGCCCACCGCGTGGATCGTGGCGCCGATCATTCCCAACGGAAGGGCGGCCGGTGTGCTCGCCCTGCAGTTCCCGGTCTCGAAGATCAACAGTCTGATGACCTTCGACAAACGTTGGCAGGCGGCAGGCATGGGTAAGACCGGCGAGTCTTACCTGGCGGGCCCGGACGGGTTGATGCGGTCGGATTCGCGTCTGTTCCTGGAAGACCCGCAGAGCTACAAGCGGGACGTCGTCGCGGCGGGAACCCCGTCAGAGGTAGCCGATCGGGCAATCCGACTCGGTGGCACGACACTGGTGCAGCCGGTCGCTTCCGATGCCACCCAGGCGGCACAGCGCGGGCAATCCGGAACCGTCATTGCGACCAATTACCTGGGGCAGCAGACGTTACAGGCCTACGCGCCACTGGTACTGCCGGATTCCGATGTGCACTGGTCGGTGATCGCCACGGTCGATACCGCCGAGGCATTCGAAGGTGAGGTGTCCTTTACCAAAACCATCGTGGTATCGACCACCGGCATCATCTTCGTGGTCTGCCTGGCCGCGGCGTTTTTCGCCCAGCTCTTCGTGCGGCCGATCAGGCGGTTGGAGGAAGGGGCGCGGAGAATCAGCGCCGGCGACTACACGGTCGCGGTCCCGATCGAAACACGCGATGAAATCGCCGATCTGACTAAGGCATTCAATGAAATGAGCAGAAGTCTGACCATCAAGGAAGATCTGCTCACCGAACAACGCCAGGAAAACGACCGACTGCTGCGGGCACTGATGCCCGAACCCTTCGCCGTGCGGTATCGGCAAGGCGAAGAGCTTATCGCCACCGAACGTCATGACGTGTCGGTCATATTCGCCGATATCGTCGGTTTGGATCGTCTTCAGGCCGAGCTGGCTTCCGAAGATTCCCTCGCACTCTTCAATGATCTTGTGCGCCAACTGGATGCGGTATCCGACGATCTTGGAATCGAGCGGGTGCGGACAGCGCACAACGGCTATCTCGGCAGCTGCGGCCTCAACACTCCGCGGCTGGACAACGTGCGCAGGATCATCGACTTCGCTCTGGCCTGCCAGGGAATCATCGGGCGATTCAACAGTGAGACCGGGCATGAACTGGGCTTGCGGGCAGGGGTCGATACCGGCACGGTGAGCAGCGGGTTGGTTGGGCGTCCCACGATGGTCTACGAAATGTGGGGAGCTGCGGTCAATCTGGCCTATCAAGTGAAGAGCGGCTCGCCGCAGCAGGGCATCTACGTCACGTCGCGAGTGCACGAAGCCCTGCGGGAAACGTTCGAGTTCACCTCGGCCGGAGTGGTCACGGTTGACGGGGAAGAACAACCGATCTGGCGGCTCACGGAGCACCTGTGA
- a CDS encoding mechanosensitive ion channel family protein, which yields MTDILTSPWFFWSIGIAVGLPLGLIMLTEWQQALRRKHSVLVRPVTVLRNYLLPLGALLLLLIEAKQIPPEETWVRLVGTLFAFVVLVLVLSGVGATLFHGAPEGTWRKRVPVIFVDVARFVVIIVGLGMIFSYIWGANVRGLFTALGVTSIVMGLALQQSVGQIVSGLLMLFEQPFRIGDWLDTPTAHGHVVEVNWRAVHLQTDSGLQITPNSVLATASFTNVSRPAGRHNIAIVSVFSVEDPPDQVCAMLLRVAADLPRLREDAEPSAIPLGGGEYRTMIPLRSFDDDGQLKATFLRWIWYAARRDGLHLDRAAEPFSTPERLADAIQTVVAPTLRLGPEDQQTLTAHSTLQRYGADEKIQGSGEVPSHMLFIVSGRVLLTAGTAEGSEISVGTLDEGSFLGQSTLTRQAQMSLNYPHGETENSRSTRRGAVGGDLRPDLRRCGGHRAGSGTSVGGLPQARR from the coding sequence ATGACCGACATACTCACCTCGCCCTGGTTCTTCTGGTCGATCGGTATCGCGGTCGGGTTGCCGTTGGGATTGATAATGCTGACGGAGTGGCAGCAGGCGCTGCGCCGCAAGCACAGCGTCCTGGTGCGGCCGGTCACTGTGCTGCGCAATTATCTGCTACCGCTCGGTGCGCTCCTGTTGCTCCTGATCGAGGCGAAACAGATACCGCCAGAGGAAACTTGGGTCCGCCTGGTGGGCACCCTCTTCGCGTTTGTGGTGTTGGTGCTGGTGCTCTCCGGCGTGGGCGCCACCCTGTTCCACGGCGCCCCCGAAGGAACGTGGCGTAAACGGGTTCCGGTCATTTTCGTCGACGTGGCACGGTTCGTGGTGATCATCGTCGGCCTAGGCATGATCTTCTCCTACATCTGGGGCGCCAATGTGCGTGGACTGTTCACGGCGCTCGGCGTGACATCCATCGTGATGGGGCTCGCGCTACAACAGTCCGTCGGCCAGATTGTCTCTGGGCTGTTGATGCTCTTCGAACAGCCGTTTCGGATAGGGGACTGGCTGGACACGCCCACCGCGCACGGCCATGTGGTCGAAGTCAATTGGCGTGCCGTACATCTGCAGACCGACAGTGGTCTGCAGATCACGCCGAACTCCGTGCTGGCAACCGCTTCGTTCACAAACGTGAGCAGGCCGGCGGGCAGGCACAACATCGCGATCGTCAGCGTCTTCTCCGTCGAAGATCCACCGGATCAGGTCTGTGCCATGCTGCTGCGCGTTGCGGCCGACTTGCCCCGGCTGCGGGAGGACGCAGAGCCTTCGGCGATCCCGTTGGGCGGCGGGGAATACCGCACCATGATCCCGCTGCGATCATTCGACGATGATGGCCAACTGAAGGCGACCTTCCTTCGCTGGATCTGGTACGCGGCTCGCCGGGACGGGCTGCATCTCGACCGGGCGGCAGAGCCGTTCTCAACACCCGAGCGGCTCGCCGACGCGATACAGACGGTGGTCGCACCGACATTGCGGCTGGGGCCGGAGGATCAGCAGACGTTGACCGCGCACTCGACGCTTCAGCGGTATGGCGCCGATGAAAAGATCCAGGGCTCTGGCGAGGTACCGAGTCACATGTTGTTCATCGTCTCGGGCCGGGTGCTGCTGACGGCGGGTACGGCGGAAGGTTCGGAGATATCGGTCGGTACGCTCGATGAAGGGTCATTTCTGGGGCAGAGCACGCTGACGCGCCAAGCTCAAATGTCGCTAAACTACCCTCATGGCGAAACCGAGAACTCCCGGTCAACGCGTCGGGGTGCGGTCGGCGGCGATCTACGCCCGGATCTCCGCCGATGTGGAGGGCACCGGGCTGGGAGTGGCACGTCAGTTGGAGGACTGCCGCAAGCTCGCCGCTGA
- a CDS encoding recombinase family protein, with amino-acid sequence MRSAAIYARISADVEGTGLGVARQLEDCRKLAADRGWQVGDEYVDNDVSAYSGKPRREYARMLDDLKSGARDAVIVYNLDRLHRRPVELEDFVTLCEVAGVRDVATVTADIDLGNDDGLFMARIFAAFAAKESGRKSARIRRKMLQNAEQGLPHGPARPFGYEPDKITLRPDEAKVVREMVDRYLAGASIRSLTIWLNDTGIAPPASTSWQTTTVRHILASGRIAGLREHHGEVIGPAAWPAIITPAERDRILARMTARSVTKTRAPRTYLLSGMLRCGRCGNRLFSQARHNNPTNRVRRYVCLKGPDHGGCGRLTVVAQPVEELLTDAVLTRLDSPQLADALNGKARVDADVAALAAQLEADQARLDELAALYAEGAVTAREWIAARDPITNRITQTRRDIAKATDTSSIVDLVGTGNALRGQWDGLDIDRQQAIIKSVLDHAVIAPGTPGSRGLDINRVQPVWRV; translated from the coding sequence GTGCGGTCGGCGGCGATCTACGCCCGGATCTCCGCCGATGTGGAGGGCACCGGGCTGGGAGTGGCACGTCAGTTGGAGGACTGCCGCAAGCTCGCCGCTGATCGGGGCTGGCAGGTCGGCGATGAGTACGTCGACAACGATGTATCGGCCTACTCGGGCAAGCCGCGTCGCGAGTACGCCCGGATGTTGGATGACCTGAAATCCGGTGCGCGTGATGCGGTGATCGTCTACAACCTCGACCGTCTGCATCGTCGCCCGGTCGAGTTGGAAGACTTCGTCACCCTGTGTGAAGTGGCGGGCGTGCGCGATGTCGCCACCGTGACCGCCGACATCGATCTCGGCAACGATGACGGGTTGTTCATGGCCCGGATTTTCGCCGCGTTCGCCGCCAAAGAATCCGGCCGCAAATCCGCGCGTATCCGCCGCAAAATGCTGCAGAACGCCGAACAAGGATTGCCGCACGGCCCAGCGCGGCCGTTCGGCTACGAACCCGACAAAATCACCCTCCGCCCCGACGAAGCGAAAGTCGTTCGGGAGATGGTGGACCGCTACCTGGCCGGGGCATCGATCCGATCGTTGACGATTTGGCTCAACGACACCGGGATCGCCCCGCCCGCGTCCACGTCGTGGCAGACCACCACCGTCCGCCACATCCTGGCCTCAGGACGGATTGCCGGGTTGCGCGAGCATCACGGGGAGGTGATCGGTCCCGCGGCGTGGCCGGCGATCATCACCCCCGCCGAGCGGGACCGCATCCTCGCCCGGATGACTGCCCGCTCAGTGACCAAGACCCGCGCCCCACGCACCTACCTACTGTCTGGGATGCTGCGCTGCGGACGCTGCGGGAACCGCTTGTTTTCCCAAGCCCGCCACAACAATCCAACCAACCGAGTCCGCCGCTACGTCTGCCTCAAAGGCCCCGACCACGGCGGCTGCGGCCGACTCACCGTGGTCGCGCAACCAGTCGAAGAACTGTTGACTGACGCGGTACTGACCCGACTGGACTCCCCGCAGCTCGCCGACGCCCTGAACGGGAAAGCCAGAGTCGACGCTGATGTCGCCGCGCTCGCTGCGCAGCTAGAAGCCGACCAGGCCCGCCTCGACGAGCTCGCCGCACTCTATGCCGAGGGCGCGGTGACCGCACGGGAATGGATCGCTGCCCGCGACCCCATCACCAACCGCATCACCCAAACCCGCCGCGACATCGCAAAAGCCACCGACACCAGCTCAATAGTGGACCTCGTGGGCACCGGCAACGCGCTACGCGGCCAATGGGACGGCCTCGACATCGACCGCCAACAAGCCATCATCAAATCAGTACTCGACCACGCCGTCATCGCACCCGGCACCCCCGGCTCCCGCGGCCTCGACATCAACCGCGTCCAGCCAGTTTGGCGTGTGTAG
- a CDS encoding helix-turn-helix domain-containing protein, protein MDHVTLGHRVARAREDAGIPQSKLAELVDMERTALVRAEKGERKLAMTEMVAIAEALRRPLAFFVNEPLPAVVSRRSDSARPDETSRALDDEIELFASDTRTLLDMGLLHPVKRDQEARTPHTHQDAEQLARHVRDQLDIGNEPVHHLAHVCERLGLYTYAASLGENGPDGGCVEVSHGVAVAVVNGHVRSGRRRMTLAHELGHWLCGDAYDGSPGDDHEKMIMSFAIHFLAPRAGVVKVWNEHSEWSTRDRALAVGAQFRLSWKAAVGQLKNLDLISYEVFQSLLDHEPRHGDYVRLELSWDDEPKCPYLSPGFAAACVEGYTSGRLTAARTIELLRATMTRDDLPERETESLASLRTLFAVGGD, encoded by the coding sequence ATGGACCACGTAACGCTTGGACACCGTGTTGCCCGAGCGCGAGAAGACGCGGGCATCCCTCAGAGCAAACTCGCTGAGCTGGTCGACATGGAGCGCACGGCGCTGGTTCGTGCCGAGAAGGGCGAACGCAAACTCGCCATGACCGAGATGGTCGCCATCGCAGAGGCGCTGAGGCGTCCGCTCGCCTTCTTCGTCAACGAGCCGCTGCCAGCAGTGGTCAGCCGCCGGTCAGACAGCGCCCGACCCGATGAGACCTCGCGGGCCCTCGACGACGAGATCGAGTTGTTCGCCAGCGATACGCGGACGCTGCTCGACATGGGCCTGCTTCATCCCGTCAAGCGGGACCAGGAGGCACGTACCCCGCACACTCACCAGGATGCCGAGCAATTGGCGAGGCACGTCCGAGACCAGCTCGATATCGGCAATGAGCCCGTACACCACCTCGCGCACGTGTGCGAACGATTGGGGCTGTACACCTATGCGGCGTCGCTGGGCGAGAACGGACCTGACGGTGGGTGCGTTGAGGTCAGCCACGGCGTGGCGGTTGCCGTTGTCAACGGGCACGTTCGCTCTGGTCGACGGCGTATGACCCTCGCGCATGAACTCGGGCACTGGCTGTGTGGCGACGCCTATGACGGGTCACCAGGTGATGATCACGAGAAGATGATCATGTCATTCGCCATCCACTTCCTCGCTCCTCGTGCAGGAGTGGTAAAGGTCTGGAACGAACACAGCGAATGGAGCACCCGTGACCGTGCACTCGCTGTCGGAGCACAGTTTCGGCTGAGCTGGAAGGCGGCGGTCGGTCAGTTAAAGAACCTGGACCTCATTTCATATGAGGTGTTTCAGTCTCTACTGGACCATGAACCCCGCCACGGGGATTACGTTCGGCTGGAACTATCCTGGGACGACGAACCGAAATGCCCTTATCTTTCACCAGGGTTCGCCGCCGCATGTGTAGAGGGCTACACATCCGGTCGATTGACCGCCGCCAGGACAATCGAACTGCTTCGCGCAACGATGACCCGCGACGATCTTCCAGAGCGGGAAACGGAATCTCTCGCCAGCCTACGAACGCTGTTCGCGGTCGGTGGGGACTGA
- a CDS encoding SIR2 family protein — MAGFDDKFRSDLAAHLARFAAAPILFAGSGVSRRYLNMPDWQSLLEMLAGMTDREFSYYRSTASEDLPKIAELLVEPLKDRLWTAKEKPLRNKHSDKLIRPDSALKIYVAEVLKDIGLKSSIPRALRSEVDALRNAKVDAIITTNYDPFLETVFPDYRVFVGQDELVFSDPTGIAEIYKIHGSLDDPNSLVITESDYAVFRDRNAYLAAKLLTFFAEHPVIFIGYSMTDSNVQSILGSLASCLTDEHMSRLQDRLLFVNWQEGSQHSMVPTVIGANAHNVPVRAITVPDFQAIFDVLAALDQKIPRRTLRQIKEKLYKLVLDSEAQDRLLHVTDLDAVVDDDAEFVVGVGVIAAVQKRGYKMVARQDLCHDVLHETAEFDSDFVVKMTLPEMMSRAGNFPMYKYLRAAGYLDTSGHIKDDQDISPKLLKRIQDTSNLRPSTSIMRKAKTLAQTHKSLKGMIQYCTTDEVLAHFGAFAHTAIEPRVLKNFLIECENEYTDEDGKMTSQFTKAVCIYDLLKYGPKADWTAA, encoded by the coding sequence GTGGCAGGGTTCGATGACAAGTTCCGCAGCGACCTTGCTGCGCATCTCGCGCGCTTCGCCGCTGCGCCGATCCTGTTCGCTGGGTCGGGGGTTTCGCGGCGATATCTCAACATGCCGGACTGGCAGTCACTGCTGGAAATGCTGGCAGGCATGACCGACCGTGAGTTCAGTTACTACAGGTCGACCGCCAGCGAAGACCTGCCGAAGATTGCCGAGCTACTCGTGGAGCCGCTCAAGGACAGGCTGTGGACTGCCAAGGAGAAGCCGCTGCGGAATAAGCACTCCGACAAGCTGATTCGACCCGACAGCGCGCTCAAGATCTATGTCGCCGAGGTTCTGAAGGACATAGGTTTAAAGAGTTCGATTCCCAGAGCGCTGAGGTCAGAGGTCGATGCACTGCGTAACGCCAAGGTCGACGCGATCATCACGACGAACTACGACCCGTTCCTTGAGACGGTCTTCCCCGACTATCGTGTGTTCGTCGGGCAGGATGAGCTTGTCTTCTCCGATCCGACTGGAATCGCCGAGATTTACAAGATCCACGGCAGTCTGGACGACCCGAACAGTTTAGTCATCACAGAGTCCGACTACGCAGTGTTTCGCGACCGCAACGCCTACCTCGCGGCGAAGCTCCTGACGTTCTTCGCCGAGCATCCGGTGATCTTCATCGGCTACAGCATGACCGACAGCAACGTCCAGTCGATCCTTGGAAGTCTTGCCAGTTGTCTCACCGACGAGCACATGTCGCGGTTGCAGGATCGGTTGCTGTTCGTGAACTGGCAGGAAGGTAGCCAGCATTCGATGGTGCCGACGGTTATTGGTGCCAATGCCCACAACGTGCCCGTTCGCGCGATCACCGTGCCCGACTTCCAGGCGATCTTCGATGTCCTAGCCGCTCTCGATCAGAAGATTCCGAGGCGGACCCTGCGCCAGATCAAGGAGAAACTGTACAAGCTCGTACTCGACAGTGAGGCTCAGGACAGGCTCCTGCACGTGACCGACCTCGACGCAGTTGTTGACGACGATGCAGAGTTCGTCGTCGGAGTGGGAGTTATTGCCGCGGTTCAGAAGCGTGGATACAAGATGGTCGCCCGCCAGGATCTCTGCCACGACGTGCTGCACGAGACAGCGGAATTCGATTCTGACTTCGTGGTGAAGATGACGCTGCCCGAGATGATGAGTCGTGCCGGCAATTTCCCGATGTACAAGTATCTGAGGGCGGCGGGGTATCTCGACACCAGCGGGCACATCAAGGACGACCAGGACATCTCACCAAAGTTGCTGAAACGCATTCAGGACACCAGCAACCTGCGGCCCAGCACCAGCATTATGCGCAAGGCGAAAACTCTTGCGCAGACACATAAGTCGCTCAAGGGGATGATCCAGTACTGCACGACCGATGAGGTGCTGGCACACTTCGGGGCGTTCGCGCACACCGCAATAGAGCCTCGGGTGCTCAAGAACTTCCTAATCGAATGTGAGAATGAATACACCGACGAGGACGGCAAAATGACCTCACAGTTCACGAAGGCGGTGTGCATCTACGACCTACTCAAGTACGGTCCCAAGGCGGACTGGACCGCTGCGTGA
- a CDS encoding three-helix bundle dimerization domain-containing protein, whose amino-acid sequence MAEQTVLAEVERRLIQEFPGVTLADVDAAVRKAHARFDASPIRDFVPLFVEKHARSHLAQHHMATSA is encoded by the coding sequence ATTGCCGAGCAGACGGTGTTGGCCGAGGTTGAGCGCAGACTGATCCAGGAGTTTCCCGGGGTCACGTTGGCGGATGTTGATGCTGCGGTCCGTAAGGCTCACGCTCGGTTTGATGCGAGTCCGATTCGAGATTTCGTTCCGCTGTTCGTCGAGAAGCACGCGCGCAGCCATCTTGCACAGCATCACATGGCAACCAGCGCCTAA
- a CDS encoding replication initiator, with protein sequence MVRRASSMGFESWWRRAESVGFCAHPIQLVGADEYRRDRVVWTRCNNRRAHICPSCSDLYARDTWQLVHAGAAGGHHGMPITVADRPQVFLTLTAPSYGAVHAATRGGDGKRGVCRDHHRIGGYRRCPHGKPLWCSTVHDHGEGRVGQPLCSECYDYVGHVLFTWHLPELWRRFTITLRRALHKELKATGVDPDGVRVSFIKIIELQVRAIPHIHALIRLDPHENGDDPDQTDWESPTSATKLAAIIEHAARTVTLALTDPTTDSAVRRIRFGTQIDTQPLTASSAPEKTGSAEQNSGIAGSLSGRRVARYLAKYVTKSLADLGISARRLSTEAIGDLDVSEHVRAILTTISALADKGLSGIRRWLHTLGFRGHITSKSRRYSTTMTALRQRRATWTRKQQSKSTAQHPDQRPYRGSSGAVDDDDLVAWEFDRAGHASLGERTLIISASLRRIQQRHTAREARQPRRGAPVEVLDG encoded by the coding sequence ATGGTGCGCCGAGCATCTTCGATGGGGTTCGAATCATGGTGGCGGCGAGCCGAATCAGTTGGATTCTGCGCCCACCCCATCCAACTCGTCGGTGCCGATGAATACAGGCGGGATCGGGTGGTGTGGACGCGGTGCAATAATCGCCGCGCCCACATCTGCCCCTCCTGCTCGGACCTCTACGCTCGCGACACCTGGCAACTCGTCCATGCCGGCGCCGCGGGCGGGCATCACGGCATGCCCATCACGGTGGCCGACCGGCCGCAAGTGTTCCTCACCCTTACCGCCCCCAGCTACGGGGCCGTTCATGCGGCCACACGCGGTGGCGACGGCAAGCGCGGCGTGTGTCGGGATCATCACCGCATCGGTGGCTATCGCCGCTGCCCTCATGGAAAACCGTTGTGGTGCAGCACCGTCCATGATCATGGCGAAGGCCGTGTCGGTCAGCCGCTCTGTAGCGAGTGCTACGACTACGTCGGGCATGTGCTGTTCACCTGGCACCTACCTGAACTGTGGCGCCGCTTCACCATCACCCTGCGACGCGCCCTACACAAAGAACTGAAAGCCACAGGTGTGGATCCGGACGGGGTGCGGGTCAGCTTCATCAAAATCATTGAACTGCAAGTCCGCGCCATCCCGCACATCCACGCCCTGATCCGCCTCGATCCGCACGAGAACGGTGACGACCCGGATCAGACCGATTGGGAATCACCCACCAGTGCAACCAAACTTGCCGCCATCATCGAGCACGCGGCCCGCACCGTGACGCTCGCCCTGACCGATCCCACCACCGACAGCGCCGTGCGGAGGATCAGGTTCGGTACGCAGATCGACACCCAACCCCTCACCGCATCCTCGGCTCCCGAGAAAACGGGTTCGGCTGAGCAGAATTCAGGTATCGCCGGGTCACTGTCAGGGAGGCGGGTGGCGCGCTATCTCGCCAAGTACGTCACCAAGTCCCTGGCCGACCTCGGAATCAGCGCACGACGCCTCTCCACCGAAGCGATCGGCGACCTGGACGTGTCCGAGCATGTGCGTGCCATCCTGACCACCATCAGCGCGCTCGCCGACAAAGGACTCAGCGGGATCAGACGGTGGCTGCACACTCTCGGGTTCCGCGGTCACATCACCTCCAAGTCCCGCCGCTACTCCACCACCATGACCGCCCTACGGCAACGGCGCGCCACCTGGACCCGCAAACAACAATCGAAGAGCACTGCACAACACCCTGATCAGAGACCGTATAGGGGTTCCAGCGGCGCTGTTGACGATGACGATCTGGTCGCGTGGGAATTCGACCGCGCGGGGCACGCGAGCCTCGGCGAACGCACACTGATCATCAGCGCCTCACTACGCCGCATCCAGCAGCGTCATACCGCGCGCGAGGCAAGACAGCCCCGCCGTGGCGCTCCTGTCGAGGTGCTCGATGGTTAG